A portion of the Bacillus thuringiensis genome contains these proteins:
- a CDS encoding VOC family protein, with protein MKSYIRGIDHVQVAAPVGCEEEARDFYGNTIGMEEIPKPEELKKRGGCWFKCGNQEVHIGVEQNFTPAKKAHPAFYVNEINEFKQTLIEQGVKVIDDYARPDVIRFYVSDPFGNRIEFMQNKD; from the coding sequence ATGAAAAGTTATATTAGAGGGATTGATCACGTGCAAGTAGCTGCACCTGTAGGGTGTGAAGAAGAGGCACGTGATTTTTATGGGAATACAATTGGTATGGAAGAAATTCCAAAGCCAGAAGAGTTGAAAAAACGAGGTGGATGTTGGTTTAAGTGTGGAAATCAAGAAGTCCATATTGGTGTCGAGCAGAACTTTACACCAGCTAAAAAGGCTCATCCAGCTTTTTATGTGAATGAAATTAATGAATTTAAGCAAACGCTTATAGAGCAAGGTGTCAAAGTGATTGATGATTATGCACGACCAGATGTAATTCGATTTTACGTGTCAGATCCATTTGGAAACCGAATTGAATTTATGCAAAATAAAGACTAG